One segment of Streptomyces sp. NA02950 DNA contains the following:
- a CDS encoding SIS domain-containing protein — MTTATLPLKPITADFKEAVSFALGQNDTARRFIDDVVASGLRNVFLVGCGGSLTAAYPAHYLLETRAPLPVFHMNSDEFNLRRPALLGEGSLVLVSSHTGTTKETVAAAHYARGAGARVAALTRSADSPLAQAAEIAFTYRSEDTVVAPKQVLFGQLVHALLEVLGADGDHLAVRRAYEALPDALYAAQEQTEELNHTIATALADEEVTYVLSAGPNYGAGYGFSMCYLMEMQWKHAGSFNAGEFFHGAFEVVTEDQPVLLLLGEDATRPMAERARTFLDTYTKKAHYLDTRSLTLPGVPEQLRGEISPIVLDVLVTRLARHYEAVRGHDLDQRRYMFKVAY, encoded by the coding sequence GTGACCACCGCAACCCTTCCGCTCAAGCCCATCACCGCGGACTTCAAGGAGGCCGTCTCCTTTGCCCTCGGCCAGAACGACACCGCCCGCCGCTTCATCGACGACGTCGTCGCGTCCGGGCTGCGCAATGTCTTCCTCGTCGGCTGCGGCGGCTCGCTGACCGCCGCCTACCCCGCGCACTACCTGCTGGAGACCCGGGCGCCGCTCCCCGTCTTCCACATGAACAGCGACGAGTTCAACCTGCGCCGCCCCGCGCTGCTCGGCGAGGGCTCCCTCGTCCTGGTCTCCTCCCACACCGGCACCACCAAGGAGACCGTGGCCGCGGCCCATTACGCCCGTGGGGCCGGGGCCCGGGTCGCCGCCCTCACCCGCAGCGCGGACAGCCCGCTGGCGCAGGCCGCCGAGATCGCCTTCACCTACCGCAGCGAGGACACCGTCGTCGCCCCCAAGCAGGTGCTGTTCGGGCAGCTGGTCCACGCCCTGCTCGAAGTGCTCGGCGCCGACGGCGACCACCTCGCCGTGCGCCGCGCGTACGAGGCGCTGCCCGACGCCCTCTACGCGGCGCAGGAGCAGACCGAGGAGCTCAACCACACGATCGCCACCGCCCTGGCCGACGAGGAGGTCACCTATGTGCTCTCCGCCGGGCCCAACTACGGCGCGGGCTACGGCTTCTCGATGTGCTACCTGATGGAGATGCAGTGGAAGCACGCCGGTTCGTTCAACGCCGGGGAGTTCTTCCACGGCGCGTTCGAGGTCGTCACCGAGGACCAGCCGGTCCTGCTGCTGCTCGGTGAGGACGCCACCCGGCCGATGGCCGAGCGCGCCCGCACCTTCCTGGACACCTACACCAAGAAGGCCCACTACCTCGACACCCGGTCGCTGACCCTGCCCGGCGTCCCGGAGCAACTGCGCGGCGAGATCAGCCCCATCGTGCTCGATGTGCTGGTCACCCGGCTGGCCCGGCACTACGAGGCGGTGCGCGGCCATGACCTCGACCAGCGCCGCTACATGTTCAAGGTCGCCTACTGA